The following coding sequences lie in one Aspergillus luchuensis IFO 4308 DNA, chromosome 8, nearly complete sequence genomic window:
- a CDS encoding cytochrome P450 (COG:Q;~EggNog:ENOG410PHH6;~InterPro:IPR001128,IPR002403,IPR036396;~PFAM:PF00067;~TransMembrane:4 (o15-31i43-62o68-96i360-381o);~go_function: GO:0004497 - monooxygenase activity [Evidence IEA];~go_function: GO:0005506 - iron ion binding [Evidence IEA];~go_function: GO:0016705 - oxidoreductase activity, acting on paired donors, with incorporation or reduction of molecular oxygen [Evidence IEA];~go_function: GO:0020037 - heme binding [Evidence IEA];~go_process: GO:0055114 - oxidation-reduction process [Evidence IEA]) has protein sequence MALFLDLLDTVKEKGPLLAAAGISAHIFYWSRGERGAKEGRAWVYANLIVNTLALLTTVNKHGSWTSIYAWLLGIGNVSILNICFYVSLFASILTYRAFFHRLHHFPGPFSLKLSKFVTGYENLEKNRNFERVWNLHRQYGDIVRTGPQELSILSAEAIDVIYGPSSKCTRGPWYDRLKGSGDFTHDYAVFHMRDPAVHSQRRKALWDKVFSGRALKSYQPMVVRTTEKFLDALAHRVNQPLSVPSTMSLLSYDIMGVVGWGYSFKNIETWELNSSLSFVKNMRNGQHVMVHTPWLISLLMSLPGAGSAIREYGNWIQDRIQEKRQQEEINEVPGEDIMTRMLPSMRDLSKKALYSEGELLVIAGGDTSSVTMSVIIYHLALNPSIQRKLQAELDSTAVKRQTDPAPSTESPEDIYYRSISSLPYLNACVNEALRIQPPVHGGIQRKTPPEGIQIPNDKGISTFIPGDTIVSVPILPVQNDPRYYRNPEEFVPERWTDEKPDWIINKAAYFPFVGGAYSCVGKGLAYIELRVVVAMLFGRFGVRLADGEDGRRFREETRDTFVANLGELEVVFSERR, from the exons ATGGCCTTGTTCCTTGATCTTTTGGACACTGTAAAGGAGAAAGGCCCTCTCCTGGCAGCTGCCGGCATCAGTGCCCATATTTTCTACTGGTCACGCGGAGAGCGCGGCGCCAAGGAGGGCCGTGCTTGGGTCTATGCCAACCTGATCGTGAATACCCTAGCCCTACTTACGACAGTCAACAAGCACGGAAGTTGGACAAGCATCTATGCATGGCTTCTAGGCATCGGTAATGTGTCCATACTAAACATCTGCTTCTATgtctccctcttcgcctcgATCTTAACCTACCGCGCCTTCTTCCATCGTCTACATCACTTCCCAGGCCCATTCTCTCTCAAACTCTCCAAGTTCGTGACCGGATACGAGAACCTCGAGAAAAACCGCAACTTCGAGCGCGTATGGAACCTACACAGACAGTACGGGGATATTGTCCGAACAGGGCCCCAGGAACTTAGCATCCTGTCGGCTGAAGCCATCGATGTCATCTATGGACCTTCAAGCAAATGTACCCGTGGCCCGTGGTATGATCGTCTAAAGGGTTCAGGTGACTTCACACATGACTATGCGGTGTTTCATATGCGGGATCCAGCCGTGCACTCGCAGCGGAGGAAGGCTCTTTGGGATAAGGTGTTTAGTGGAAGAG CACTGAAATCCTACCAACCGATGGTCGTCCGCACAACGGAAAAGTTCCTCGATGCTTTGGCTCACCGTGTCAACCAACCGCTCTCTGTCCCCAGTACCATGTCGCTTCTCAGCTACGATATCATGGGAGTCGTCGGCTGGGGCTATTCCTTCAAAAATATCGAGACGTGGGAGTTGAACTCTAGTCTTAGCTTCGTCAAGAACATGCGAAATGGCCAGCATGTCATGGTTCACACGCCGTGGCTTATCAGCTTGTTGATGAGCCTGCCCGGCGCTGGTAGTGCTATTCGAGAGTATGGAAATTGGATCCAGGATCGTATCCAGGAGAAGCGGcagcaagaagaaataaatgaAGTGCCTGGGGAGGATATTATGACGAGGATGCTGCCGTCTATGCGTGATTTATCTAAAAAGGCGTTGTATAGTGAGGGAGAGCTGCTTGTTATTGCTGGAGG AGACACCAGCTCCGTCACAATGAGTGTCATAATCTACCACCTGGCcctcaatccatccatccaacgaAAGCTCCAAGCCGAACTCGACTCCACAGCAGTAAAACGCCAAACAGACCCAGCACCGTCCACCGAATCCCCCGAAGACATCTACTACCGCTCCATATCCTCCCTTCCCTACCTAAACGCCTGCGTCAACGAAGCTCTCCGCATACAGCCACCAGTGCACGGTGGCATCCAGCGCAAGACACCACCAGAAGGCATCCAGATTCCCAATGATAAGGGAATCTCCACGTTCATTCCGGGAGATACAATAGTCAGTGTGCCGATTCTACCCGTCCAGAACGATCCCCGGTACTATCGAAACCCGGAAGAGTTCGTCCCCGAGCGCTGGACGGACGAGAAGCCAGATtggataataaataaagcgGCATATTTCCCGTTCGTGGGTGGCGCGTATAGTTGTGTTGGGAAGGGGTTGGCGTATATTGAGTTGAGGGTTGTGGTGGCGATGCTGTTTGGGAGGTTTGGTGTGCGGTTGGCGGAcggggaggatggaaggaGGTTTAGAGAGGAGACGAGAGATACATTTGTAGCGAATTTGGGGGAGCTGGAAGTTGTGTTTAGTGAAAGGAGGTGA
- a CDS encoding uncharacterized protein (COG:A;~EggNog:ENOG410PKD8;~InterPro:IPR027417,IPR031359,IPR007111;~PFAM:PF17100), with product MYSSIKTGFRARVRQKLEAFRGGKPRKQSTQAEGPHTTNDSTSPTQGESEYHDTAKVVEENGHVPPSGATQQEKPQANENVLDHSNQKAASTECLTTIHNTLWNKAYNKISQDPKKAKYLQAYEKLVLAVFLETPISDAAGEGISPRLDLEEERMRAIVARALKRIGDNKNVMETMNDVSGVLTQVKAFLDIPLQSIPQTALPWAVISSTIDILIRPVKAAADLYNGVAYVVSRMSWYSKAVDKLLSDQNIKNNTSLGEMNHSLEARIVDLYESMLFYQIKSVCFYYKSQLLVLLRSFLDLDDWSGNLNAVKDAEKVLQSDFTLYNQEHIKDQIRQITIASEHQKDLDEYRNCLQSLRWIDPRAEIGDIQARNESIIEELYTWIFLTNEYRQFSKWDHITPARLWVSGQAGTGKTMLLIGIIKDLISRGLVDTERPLILYFFCQATNDQANNGVAVLRSLIWLLLLEQPLLISHIQKEYFHSASRLLTDKNAFTTLRDILRKMLGDKCLKDAGG from the exons ATGTATTCTTCAATAAAGACAGGATTTCGAGCAAGGGTCCGTCAGAAATTGGAAGCATTTCGAGGAGGAAAGCCGAGAAAGCAAAGCACTCAGGCCGAAGGTCCCCACACGACTAATGATTCGACTTCCCCGACTCAAGGGGAATCTGAATATCATGACACTGCAAAAGTTGTGGAAGAGAATGGGCATGTCCCTCCTAGCGGGGCCACGCAACAAGAAAAGCCACAAGCGAACGAAAACGTTCTTGATCATTCTAACCAGAAGGCGGCCTCGACAGAATGTTTGACCACCATCCACAATACCCTATGGAACAAAGCCTACAATAAGATATCGCAGGATCCAAAAAAGGCAAAGTATTTGCAAGCATACGAAAAATTGGTGTTGGCGGTCTTTCTCGAAACGCCCATCTCTGATGCAGCTGGTGAAGGTATTAGTCCTCGCTTAGAtttggaagaagaacgaATGCGAGCGATAGTCGCAAGGGCCCTGAAGAGGATTGGAGATAATAAAAATGTCATGGAGACAATGAATGATGTTTCCGGTGTCTTAACGCAAGTAAAGGCATTCCTTGACATTCCATTACAAAGCATCCCACAGACCGCGCTTCCGTGGGCAGTGATTTCTTCCACAATTGAT ATTTTGATCAGGCCagtcaaagcagcagcagatctGTATAATGGAGTGGCGTACGTTGTTTCCCGAATGAGCTGGTATTCAAAAGCTGTAGACAAGCTGTTGAGTGACCAGAATATCAAGAACAATACATCACTGGGAGAGATGAATCACAGTCTCGAAGCTAGAATTGTTGATCTCTACGAGTCAATGCTTTTCTACCAAATCAAGAGCGTCTGCTTCTATTACAAAAGTCAACTTCTCGTTCTGCTCCGGAGCTTTCTCGATTTGGATGATTGGAGCGGGAACCTGAATGCTGTCAAAGATGCAGAAAAGGTGCTTCAAAGCGACTTCACCCTCTATAACCAAGAACATATTAAGGACCAGATCAGACAGATAACTATAGCCAGTGAGCACCAAAAAGACTTAGACGAATACCGCAACTGTCTGCAGTCCCTCCGCTGGATTGACCCTCGAGCTGAGATTGGAGATATACAAGCCCGAAATGAGAGCATCATAGAAGAGCTGTATACATGGATTTTTCTCACGAATGAATACAGACAGTTCAGCAAGTGGGATCATATCACACCTGCACGTTTGTGGGTTAGTGGTCAGGCAGGAACTGGAAAGACGATGCTCTTGATCGGCATCATAAAAGATCTGATTTCTCGTGGACTTGTTGATACAGAACGTCCGTtgattctatattttttctgTCAAGCCACGAATGACCAAGCCAACAACGGCGTTGCGGTTCTACGCAGTCTAATATGGCTGTTGCTTCTGGAACAACCACTCCTGATTTCACACATTCAGAAGGAATACTTTCATTCGGCAAGCAGGCTGCTTACGGATAAAAATGCGTTCACAACTCTACGTGACATCCTCAGAAAGATGCTGGGGGATAAATGCTTGAAAGATGCTGGGGGATAA
- a CDS encoding WD40 repeat domain-containing protein (COG:A;~EggNog:ENOG410PKD8;~InterPro:IPR011047,IPR036322,IPR015943,IPR001680, IPR019775,IPR020472,IPR017986;~PFAM:PF00400;~go_function: GO:0005515 - protein binding [Evidence IEA]): MDECEEKSRELLTRFIDDASSAEELLNIKWLVSSRPLPEIPASVQDPTLPTHSLLKLDGHDMSHSIDRYIDIKMVQLRHKARKKNRVEELAAKLKAEASNTYIWVSLVCRELINSHEFMWAEIVDKIPKDLEDLYGYLLDRLANLNSEIMSSCCRNVLMAAMVARDPLALSEIEILAELPEGEDTAEAVVQECRSFLTIRNNTVYLVHQSAQDYLQKHYRRLYNVSSATLHHQLYKRALHGLRKNLKQNIYGVSHYGIAIQDVQIPNPDPLNCIRYACRYWVYHLVQSGCTSTDMEDILSFFNTHFLHWLEAMGLLGLFSDIVRLVGQLKSSSETKNVPVLLDFLMDAERFILQNLPIATAAPLQLYVSCLIFSPERSIIRCMFRKKVCKWILRTVGTDTEWGALLQTLEHSNRVCSVAFSTDGLLVASGSSDKMVKVWDSFTGNLQKILDHPSWVRAVAFSPDNKLLASGLSDGSIRLWNTITWRETGRLEQSGDIAHLMFSLNNQLLGSASFNGVVKVWEKGTWRLRWEWRPSGSTSSLAPTAISLNGQVLVAATIRAYAPNTVVLVNIETDTIVHELAHLGKITNVAFSLDNRMLACTSDDRTITLWDTATWNIKHTIHDEHVLDLTVFSPDSNLISAGPLQNSVQLWSTKSGTLEQTLKGHVNHATTVAFSPDGQLVASGSYDNTVKLWKVAPGREEPSMDHHSEPIEGVILSPDGRLVATYSLDSTVKLWGAENGRLVRTLKGHHDEVTAAAFSPSSKLLASSSSDRTVRVWNTENGQQKWKFDHGNEMLCLLHFFAENQVLATDFGQKTFRIWNTQTGHPEQTGGIYDPRIRSILPTNPTKQDMSAKCKISVEDDWVILNNKKSIWLPPEYRNNEFDNAWATRENDLIIGAQSGRVYFVWFDPDALKDV; encoded by the exons ATGGATGAATGCGAGGAGAAAAGCAGAGAACTACTGACTAGATTCATCGATGATGCGTCCTCGGCAGAAGAGCTGCTCAATATAAAGTGGCTCGTCTCCAGTCGGCCACTACCAGAAATACCAGCAAGTGTGCAGGACCCCACTCTGCCCACACACAGTCTTCTGAAGCTCGATGGACATGACATGTCGCACTCTATCGACAGATATATTGATATCAAGATGGTTCAGCTTAGGCATAAGGCACGTAAGAAGAATCGTGTCGAGGAACTAGCTGCTAAATTGAAAGCTGAAGCAAGCAACACTTACATCTGGGTGTCATTAGTCTGCAGAGAGCTCATTAACTCCCACGAATTTATGTGGGCCGAAATTGTCGACAAAATTCCAAAAGATTTGGAAGACCTCTATGGCTACCTGCTAGATAGATTGGCCAATTTAAACTCCGAAATTATGTCATCATGCTGCAGGAATGTCCTCATGGCTGCTATGGTTGCTAGAGATCCCCTGGCCTTGTCCGAGATTGAAATTCTCGCAGAACTTCCAGAGGGTGAAGATACAGCGGAAGCAGTCGTCCAGGAATGTCGGTCCTTTCTGACCATTCGAAACAATACCGTGTACCTGGTCCACCAATCAGCGCAAGATTATCTGCAAAAGCATTATCGAAGACTCTACAATGTCTCGTCGGCCACGCTTCATCACCAATTGTATAAGAGAGCCCTCCATGGTTTGAGAAAGAACTTGAAGCAAAACATATATGGCGTGTCTCATTACGGAATTGCGATACAAGATGTGCAAATCCCCAATCCAGACCCTTTGAATTGTATTCGGTATGCATGTCGCTACTGGGTCTATCATCTAGTTCAAAGTGGCTGCACGTCCACAGACATGGAGGATATTCTTTCGTTCTTCAACACACACTTTCTTCACTGGCTAGAGGCAATGGGTTTGCTGGGGCTGTTTTCCGATATTGTGAGGCTTGTCGGTCAATTGAAATCCAGTTCAGAA ACTAAGAACGTGCCGGTACTGTTGGACTTTCTAATGGACGCCGAAAGATTCATATTGCAGAACCTGCCAATTGCGACCGCAGCGCCTCTCCAGCTCTATGTCTCCTGTCTCATATTCTCGCCGGAGAGAAGTATCATCAGGTGCATGTTCCGAAAGAAAGTCTGCAAATGGATCCTACGAACAGTTGGCACTGATACGGAATGGGGTGCGCTGCTCCAAACACTTGAGCATTCAAATCGGGTATGCTCTGTTGCATTCTCTACAGATGGACTGCTGGTGGCATCGGGCTCTTCAGATAAAATGGTCAAAGTCTGGGACTCGTTCACAGGGAATCTACAAAAGATACTTGATCATCCAAGTTGGGTTAGAGCTGTGGCGTTTTCACCAGACAACAAGCTACTAGCTTCTGGGTTGAGTGATGGTAGTATCAGGCTATGGAATACAATCACATGGCGTGAAACAGGAAGACTCGAGCAATCAGGAGACATCGCTCATCTAATGTTCTCTCTGAATAACCAGCTATTGGGGTCTGCATCGTTCAATGGTGTTGTGAAGGTGTGGGAGAAGGGGACGTGGAGACTTAGGTGGGAATGGCGACCCTCGGGCTCAACGTCATCGCTCGCGCCCACGGCCATTTCTCTAAACGGTCAGGTATTGGTAGCAGCTACAATACGCGCCTATGCTCCTAATACAGTGGTTTTGGTGAATATAGAGACTGATACTATAGTGCACGAGCTCGCTCACTTGGGCAAGATCACGAATGTGGCATTTTCCCTTGACAACCGGATGTTGGCCTGTACCTCAGATGATAGAACTATCACACTGTGGGACACTGCGACTTGGAATATTAAGCACACAATTCATGACGAACATGTGCTTGATTTGACCGTGTTTTCCCCGGATAGCAATCTCATCTCTGCAGGTCCATTGCAAAACTCCGTTCAACTGTGGAGTACAAAATCCGGAACGCTAGAACAAACACTAAAGGGTCATGTTAACCATGCTACAACTGTTGCCTTCTCACCTGATGGCCAGTTGGTGGCATCGGGGTCATATGATAATACAGTCAAGCTATGGAAGGTGGccccggggagggaggagccAAGCATGGATCATCACTCAGAGCCAATAGAAGGTGTGATACTATCACCAGATGGTCGGTTGGTCGCAACATACTCTTTGGATTCCACAGTCAAATTATGGGGTGCAGAGAATGGGAGATTGGTGCGAACCCTCAAAGGCCACCACGACGAAGTGACAGCAGCTGCCTTCTCTCCAAGCAGCAAGCTACTCGCCTCTAGTTCATCTGATCGGACAGTCAGAGTATGGAATACCGAGAACGGGCAACAGAAATGGAAATTCGACCATGGTAATGAAATGCTATGCCTGCTCCATTTCTTTGCGGAAAACCAAGTGCTGGCTACCGATTTCGGGCAAAAAACATTTCGAATATGGAATACACAAACAGGACACCCTGAACAGACTGGTGGCATCTATGATCCTCGCATTCGAAGTATACTTCCTACCAATCCTACAAAACAAGACATGTCTGCCAAGTGCAAGATCTCTGTTGAGGACGACTGggtaattcttaataataagaaaagtaTTTGGTTGCCTCCAGAATACCGAAACAACGAATTTGACAATGCATGGGCAACTCGGGAGAATGATCTTATAATTGGGGCTCAATCCGGCCGAGTTTACTTCGTTTGGTTTGATCCAGATGCATTGAAAGATGTATGA
- a CDS encoding uncharacterized protein (COG:S;~EggNog:ENOG410PYBV;~SECRETED:SignalP(1-16)) — MKFILSFALYTATALAQGIYIESPAAGTELKAGETVTVQIGRPRFPENIAEIGIAIGIESCSGSSGCTAPDSAIGNLLYSGPYDPQSNGPPYPYENFTVTVPDVTGPAQIGVVRPYLVGLSYEFVVGTAVTNVTIV; from the exons ATGAAGttcatcctctccttcgcccTCTATACAGCTACCGCCCTAGCCCAGGGCATCTACATCGAGTCCCCCGCCGCCGGCACGGAGCTGAAAGCCGGAGAAACAGTAACCGTGCAGATCGGTCGTCCG AGATTCCCCGAAAACATCGCTGAAATCGGCATCGCCATCGGTATCGAATCCTGCTCCGGGTCCTCAGGATGCACTGCCCCCGACTCGGCTATCGGAAATCTCCTATACAGCGGCCCCTATGATCCACAGTCTAACGGACCTCCTTACCCGTATGAGAACTTCACTGTCACTGTGCCGGATGTGACGGGCCCTGCGCAGATCGGGGTTGTTAGACCGTATTTGGTGGGG CTTTCGTATGAGTTTGTGGTGGGGACGGCGGTGACGAATGTTACGATTGTGTAA
- a CDS encoding cytochrome P450 (COG:Q;~EggNog:ENOG410PG34;~InterPro:IPR001128,IPR017972,IPR002401,IPR036396;~PFAM:PF00067;~go_function: GO:0005506 - iron ion binding [Evidence IEA];~go_function: GO:0016705 - oxidoreductase activity, acting on paired donors, with incorporation or reduction of molecular oxygen [Evidence IEA];~go_function: GO:0020037 - heme binding [Evidence IEA];~go_process: GO:0055114 - oxidation-reduction process [Evidence IEA]) yields MLSIVSLLVGFASIYFLYVFLGPKKASAPLPPGPPPKPIIGNIKDLPPPGSKDWQHWLDHKEKYGPISSITVFGQTLVVLNDADMALEMLEKRSAKHSSRPHLPIAELSGWDKTLGLLPYNNRFRAYRKATYRELGSVNAAGKFDGIVDKEVTRFLLRVIHSPNNLVNHLRKESGAIILRIGYGYTIEPHARDPLVDLVEKAMDDFSQVVLPGAWLVNFVPFLKYLPTWFPGGKENETAKEYKDRLSIMHDKTYDFVKNQMAKGTHQPSYVSSLLEEDTVLPGSEEEIVVKYSAGALYGGGADTTVSALSCFFMAMALNPTVQKKAQEEIDRVVGTSRLPDLSDQNNLPYVNAVFQEVFRWHPVTPLSVTHASSEEDIFNGYLIPKGAIIVPNVWAFTHDPTNYNNPEAFNPDRFLGATPEPDPRLYAFGFGRRICPGRLLAEKSIFLTVARALAVLNIRKKVRDGKEVPIRVEFSSGTISHPVPFEVDLKPRSKGHEELVRAVEREFPWEASHAKELGI; encoded by the exons GGCAATATTAAGGACCTTCCGCCGCCCGGTTCAAAGGACTGGCAGCATTGGTTGGATCATAAGGAGAAATATG GTCCAATCAGCTCCATCACTGTCTTCGGACAGACTCTTGTTGTCCTGAATGATGCCGATATGGCTCTGGAGATGTTGGAAAAGCGTTCTGCGAAACACTCCTCCCGACCCCATCTTCCCATAGCAGAGTT ATCCGGATGGGACAAGACACTTGGTCTTCTCCCCTACAACAACCGGTTTCGCGCCTACCGGAAAGCCACGTACCGCGAACTCGGGTCTGTTAACGCAGCAGGTAAATTCGATGGGATCGTTGATAAAGAAGTTACTAGGTTTCTTCTGCGCGTGATACATTCACCGAATAACTTGGTTAATCATCTTCGCAA AGAGTCCGGAGCGATCATCCTGCGGATCGGATACGGATATACCATCGAGCCACATGCGAGAGATCCGCTAGTTGACCTGGTCGAAAAGGCGATGGACGACTTCTCTCAAGTCGTTCTTCCAGGAGCTTGGCTGGTTAACTTTGTTCCCTTCC TGAAATACCTTCCCACCTGGTTCCcgggaggaaaagaaaacgagACAGCTAAGGAATACAAGGACAGACTGTCCATCATGCACGACAAGACATACGACTTCGTAAAGAACCAAATGGCAAAGGGCACGCATCAGCCATCGTATGTCTCCAGTCTGCTTGAAGAAGACACTGTCCTTCCAGGctcggaagaggaaatcGTAGTCAAGTATTCTGCTGGAGCTCTATACGGAGGTGGTGCTGATACG ACTGTCTCCGCTTTATCATGCTTCTTCATGGCCATGGCCCTGAACCCGACCGTCCAAAAGAAGGCTCAAGAAGAAATCGACCGGGTCGTAGGAACATCCCGACTCCCTGACCTCTCCGACCAGAATAATCTCCCCTACGTCAACGCCGTGTTCCAAGAAGTGTTCAGATGGCACCCAGTCACCCCCCTTAGTGTAACCCATGCCTCTAGTGAGGAAGACATCTTCAACGGCTACCTTATTCCCAAGGGCGCCATCATCGTTCCCAACGTCTG GGCCTTCACCCACGACCCCACCAACTACAACAACCCCGAAGCATTCAACCCGGATCGCTTCCTCGGCGCAACCCCCGAGCCAGACCCCCGACTATACGCCTTCGGATTCGGCCGCCGCATCTGTCCCGGCCGCTTGCTCGCTGAGAAGAGCATTTTTCTCACTGTGGCACGGGCACTGGCGGTACTGAATATTCGAAAGAAGGTACGAGATGGTAAGGAAGTGCCTATTCGGGTGGAGTTTTCTTCAGGGACCATTAGCCATCCTGTTCCATTCGAGGTGGATCTGAAGCCGAGGAGTAAGGGGCATGAGGAATTGGTGAGGGCCGTGGAGAGGGAGTTTCCGTGGGAGGCGAGTCATGCGAAGGAGTTGGGGATTTGA